AGTAATCTTTGCCGCAAAAAAAGGAGGATCATTATGGATTGGCCCATCTATGTAGCTTTAAAATTGCTTCTGGATCATATTGAAGAAATGAGGGGATAgagcttaaaaaaaaaacttaatttcaatttggttaattaattttcatttacaCCTTTGTTGGCCTATTGTTCATACCACTCCATATCATGAACGTCGAAATATTTTGGGGTTCGTAGTCGTTGTTGCACCGACTTCTTCTGTTCCTAGGACGTCGGAGTTATTTTGTCTCGGGAGAAGTTGGAGTACCTGGTCTTTATGTAGACTGTGGATAATTTTTTATCGGATATTTAAGGCGAATGCGAACTCGGCTTGTAACTTCTTTTGTGTCCATTACAATTTGAATTACTCTGTTTACCCTCCAAACACTACAACGTTTCTGACGTTTTGTTTGATTCCTTATTCGATTATGATTTAGGCCGTACCGTTTCTCAGGATCAACCCCTGACATTCAAAACAGATACCGGAACCTTGATCATCAACCAAGCGGCTCTTGACGGTCCATCCGAAGGGATAACTACCTTGAGTGTGGAGTCAAACTACTTTCACTACGATGGAGAAGATGAAAACGAGGACCAAGACTCGTCGGTACACTGCAAGACCGAAACTCTTGCAGTATGCCATCTAGCATGGGGACGAAGGGAATGCACTCCGTTGAAACTGTTCTTTGGCCCGTTGGAGACAGTCGTGTTCAGCGTTAAGGGAAAGGGCGTTATTCACATCACCGGAAGATACagaaatgaagatgaagacgaggaagatCTGTCTTTTGACGAAGATGAAGATGAATACTTGAATATGTCAGATGAAAGCGATCTTGAAAATTCAACCAACGATCGAGAAGTCGAAATGGAGGACATGAGCagcgatgatgaggaggaggaaccGAAGAAACCAGCTGCCCTTCCTCCACCAAAGAAAGGTGGAAATGCGAATGGCCACAAGAAGAATGACAAGATGCGCACTTCCAATGACAATAACCAATATCAAAACACAAAAAAGCCCAAGAAGTTCGAGCAAAACAAGAACCAATCAGATGACCAACGCCGCAACGACAACAAGAACAAGAAATTCCATGGCGGCAAGCCCAACAAATTCAATAAGCATTGATCTATTTTTGTAGAGAATGGTATATAATCCCATGTAACGTTCGTCTACTAAGGCGCTTTATTCGAGTTTGTTTGTTTAGAACTTTTTGTTAATACTTGGCGAGGTATCGTTCTTTCTCGCCTGGGTTTTTTTTGTTAagaattttgttttctttaatgtTTCGACTGAAATTTCAGCGGTCCAATCTGGATTTTCTTTTAGGGTCGCACGTACTACCTCAGCCCATGCGACCCCCGTGCGCTTTCTAGGAAGCACTGATCGGGAGGTGCTATCTGCATCGCAGGGAGTTTGCATAGACAGTCGTTGAAAACAAGCGTAACTCAGTTTGTCATGGCTGCCCTTGTCCCACGGAGCTGCTTTTTTTTTATTCGAACCATATTTTAATGGCTTCGCTAAAAGTTTGACTGCACCGTAGTTTTCGGGGGGTCGCAGTGAACTCGGATCGCTGCTGTTTGCAAAAGGGTAATTTGCATCATCATCAGCAACCAAATAACTGACTGCTTCGTAGCCCCCCTTGTCAACCATCGGTGCTTTAGTTGACTTTACAGAACAAGCTTCCAACAAGCTGGTCAAAATAATATTTTGATCATTCAATAACCTGTTTAGGTAACTCCAGTCTTCAAGCTTAGACTGAAGCTGTAGCGCCGTTAGAAAAAAACTTTCGACTTGAAAGAGTTTAAAGTTCGGATTAAATGTAATCTTCTTACCACGTCTTGAATACTCAGGTTTGTCAGAACTTGACCTCTCTAAGTTTTTTTTTGCATGGTGTTCCATACGATGATGCCTCCAAAAATCGAAGACTTGTTTTCGGTGCTCTTCTGAGCTAAAATGTTTCCAAATCCTGGGCCTAATGTACGGATTACTTACTACAGATTAGATGATAATGGAATTAAACCATCATAGGCTTGAAACAGGTTTACTGTGCGTACAATAGCATTTCATGTATATCTTCAGTCAGCGCGTTGTTGCAGACCTTATTTGAGGCTTCTTCGGAAAACGGAGTGAAGTCAACACAGCATTTGCAAAAACTACAACCAAACGGTTGAGCCAGTAAGTGGTCTCGCTGGCCCGAAACAATTTGCAATAGTGATTTGTCGTCGCTACTCATTGCGTTGTATATTTCCTCTTCTCGCGTAGTTCCAATTTTGGTATGTGCTTTTTTCTGATCGCTAATAGCCTGTTCAAGGGATAAAGGTCTACGCCAGGATAAAATAGGCTTCAAGACGGTAAGCCAGGATTCAAGTAAATTTTGTAAAAACCATCCGTGCTTGTCAGAGTAATGATGCCTTTTCCAGCCAAATGCCCCATGTTCTATGTTACGAGTACAAATATCACAGAAATTGTATTCTTGGCTGGAAAGGTCAGGAGATGAACTACAAGGATGTTTTTCTTTGACGTTAATAGGCCTCATTACTTTTCAGTTTTTAACAGTGAAGATAATATCAACATAGGTGGCTGACTATGTATTAGTATTTATTAACTCATAATTGGGCCGGAAATGATAACAAGAGTCTAAGGTATCTTATTTTTTTAAAccagataaatataaaaaaatagttaATTTGGATAAAAAGCTCGGATCtgagtaaaatattaaataatttgtttattttttttcaacTACTGAGGAGATAAATACTGAATTATTTCACTTTATTAGCGTCTGCTATGGGACGAACTGATAccgcaaaacaaacaaaaacccaTTTTTTACGAAGACCCCACGCATCTTGGTTTATTAAATTAGCTCACTCTTCCCCCTCTACATTTGTTGAATACCATGTTTTTATTATTCGGAAAATCAAGTAAAACGTCTAAGGTCTCTGACATGGTAAAGTCAGTAAAAAACGCGCTGTCTTCATTTGAAAAAAACACAACAAGCAATAAGGTACTGCGTACAAAGTGTCTATAACCTTAGGTCTAGTTGCTATCAACTACATTAAAAAAGACATTATGGGAGGGGATTCCTTTGACTTTGTTCGCTGTTTTCAGTTTCTTACCGGCGTGTCCTAAATAATGCGTACGTTTTGAAGCCCAGCGAGGAAATAGCCAAAAGTTTAGTAttgatgaaaaatgtattttatggTGATGGATCTACTGCAGGTACGTCATTCTAGGACTTTATGACAAAGCCTGGCAGGGATGAAAAGGTTGTTTAGCTGCTTACTGGAGCCTGCCGATTGTGTAATTAATTGAGCTTTTGAACTAGGACCCAATTCAGAGCAGATCACTCAACTATCTAACGAAATCTGCAGCAACGACATCCTTTCCGGCCTCATTACCTATATGACAAAGCTAGATTttgaagtatgatttttatacagatTTAACCCTGTCTCCTCTAGAGCTTTTGACGGGTAACTAGAAACTGTTTTGGCATTAACCAAAATTCTCAACAGGCAAAAAAGGACCTGGCGACGGTCTTTAGCGTATTATTGAGAAGACAGGTGGATAGCAGATATCCAACTGTAGAGTATTTGGAAAAAAATACGTCTATATTAGAAATGTTGTTAAATGGATACAATGTACCAGATATCGCTCTGAACTGCGGGACTATGCTTCGCGAATGCATCCGGTTTAAAATTCTCGCCAAGTTATTGTTGTACTCTgaaaatttttacaatatttttaggGTCCTTGACTGCCATAATTTTGATATAGCGTCAGACGCCTTCGCTACTTTTAAAGACCTCCTCACCATCCACAAGCCGGTTGTTGCGGAATTTTTAGAGATTTACTATGAAAGAGTGTTCGAAGAATACACGAATTTATTGCATTGCGAAAACTATGTTACAAAAAGACAATCCTTGAAGCTTCTTGGTGAATTGTTGTTAGATCGTTCTAACTTCAACGTTATGAAAGTATATATCTCTCACGCATCTAATTTGAAATTGATGATGACACTACTCCGAGACAAGTCTAAGTTGATTCAATTTGAAGCTTTTCATGTGTTCAAGATCTTTATTGCCAATCCAAACAAAGCACGTCCTATTGTTGATATCCTGCAAAAAAACAAGGAAAGACTAATTGGCTTTTTGTCGAAGTTTCACAATGATAGAGATGATCGGCAGTTTATTGAAGAGAAGGCTTACCTCATAAAGCAGATTGAAGCTATGTAGAGAGAGACGCGTACAAATGCAAGATGAAAGACATCTGTATTTGTATTTATACATAAATTATATATAGTTTAAAACCCATCATTTTTATTGTATCTTTCATAATTACGAGTTATGTATAGTTTAAACagaaattttgtcatttttattgTATATCTGATGCTTTGAAATTGCTTAAAACTTTAGGGCGCTTACAATCGTCCCGTTCGCAACAATCCATTTACTTATATGGTCAACTAGAATAAAAGAATTTACTTTTTGATACTCTCTATGCATAAATATATGTATTATCTTTAATGCGAGAGCAGAATAAAAAGTCTACTGATTTTATATACCCTGGGCCTACGTGTCGTACAACAATGGTACTTTCTAGCTGAGGGTGCCTTGTGATAGGTTGGTGAGAAGACGATAAATAAATTGCAGATACAAATAAGTGGGTTCACTCAGATTTCAGTTTGACagactattttaattatttttagcagTAAATACGAAGTGGCGTGAACAGTAGTCTAAAAAAAATTGACCATGCCACCAAAAGGAAAATTTGAAACGGTAGCTCTTCAAATACAAGCCTAATTGCGCTTCTCGGCATAGTCTACTCGAATTTGTCTTCCCATTAACTCAGCTCCATCAAGTTTGAGGGCATTTTCAACTGCTCTAGGGTCGTGAAACTCTACAAAGCCACAGCCTTTGAACTCTCCATTCTTGGATACCCATCGAATTTGTTTGATCGCTCCACAGTCTCTCAAAAATCCAGACATAACATCATCATTAATGTTGTGGTTCAAGTTGCCAACGAAAACTGTGCAAGCATTGTTAGATTTGGTATTTTGGAATCTATTATTGTTGCCTCCTCTTTTATCATTGAAATTGTTGAAATTGTTGAATCTGGGATTGCTTTTCCCGCCGAAAGATCGATTATCCCCTCCTCGGTTGAACCTGTTGCCTTTGTTCTTATCCTGCCAATTTCCGCCGGGTGattgattattgttgttgttgttgaaaggcCGACTTTTGTTGAACGAATTATTATAGGCATTGAAATTAGGTGTGGACACCTTCACTACAATAGATCGTCCATTGAGTTCACATCCAGATTTTTGGATAGCTCTTTCTGCTTCAGATATAGAAGAAAATTTGATAATAGCGCTTCCCGTGAACTTACCAGTTTTTTTGTTTATATTCCACTTGACATCTTTAATATCTCCACAGCTGCTGAAAAATTCACGAACGTCCTCTTCTCTGCTGTCCCAGGAAAGATTTCGAATGTAGACTTCATCTGTAACCGCTATTGAACCGGGTTCGGATTGGGTTTCGCtcactttctttttctttgctaTTGGTACGTTCTCGTCATCCATATCTGCTTTGTGCTTTTTAGTCTTTTTACTCGCAGCATCAGCAGAAGAATCGCTGCTGTCTTCAGATTCAGAACTCTTTTCATCGTCTGACGCCGAACTTTCGTCTTCGTCTGAAGACGCCTGGGCATCAATGCCATCTTCGTCTGACTCTTCATCACTAGTTCCTGCAGACGAAGATTCATCTGATGACGATTCTGATTCATCTTGGTGCTTACTCTCTGCGATATCTACCACCGCCTTCTTTCCTGAACCATCGTCACTTTCATCGTCTCCAGATGATTCGCTAGAAGATTCCAAAACATCCATTTTATCGTCATCTGACGATTCATCGGAAGAAGCTAACTTCGCATCTGGTAAATCTTCGGATGAAGAAGATTCGTCTTCAGACAAAGAAGAATCCTCACCCGATGAAGAAGAGGATGATTCATCGTCGGATAAAGACGACTCTTCTTCTTCCttatgttttacttttttatttgctcctTTCTTCTTACCGGCCTTGACTTTGGCTTTAACTTCTTCCTCTTCAGACGATGCTGACTCGTCATCCAATAGTTTTTTTGCCTTCTTCTTTAACTCTTTCTTTTTATCGGCTTTGGCCTTAGCCTCTTCCTCCTCAGAAGACTCTGACTCATCATCATCTAGCGGCTTTGCCTTCTTCTTTGActctttctttttgccggctttgacTTTGACTATTTCCTCTTCGGACGAATCTGATTCACTATCCAACGATTCCGACTCGACCTCTTTAGATTTTGTGTCTTTGCTTGCCTCGATTTCTTCAGATGTGTCGTCTGAAGATTCAGGTGTTTTCACCTTTCCTTCAGACTTCGCCTTTCTGCTCCTCTCAACTTCTGATTCCTCGGATGATGAAGAGTCTGATTCGGACATGGATTCTGAAAGTGAAGACTCCTCGTCACTTGGTTCAGACTCTTTCGCCGCATCAACCTTTTTAGATTTTAGCTTCTTTTTTTCCGATGAATCGGCTTTGACTCTTTTAGATCCAGAACTTGACGATTCATCATCGGAACTTGAAGAAGGTTCTTTTGTTTGTTCATCATCACCCAGAACGTTATCTCTGTCGCCAGACGATGTTTTCGATTTGCTTACAACGTTAGAATTTAGACAAGTATCTCCTGCCTTTGCTAAACGAGGTGTCTTGTCAGAGAGTGGGGTTTTTTCTTCATCTGACTCATCACTGACCGGTTTGACCTTTGGAATAGTTTCAGACTTTGAGGTACTCTTTTTGGTATCCTGGCTGGAGTCTTTAGATATCTTTGCTGTTTTATCCAACTTTTTTGATTTACTTGACTTTTCGACTCCTTTCGATGGGCTATTTTCAACCAATTTTGATTTTTTGGACTTTTTCTCGGCCGGCTTCGATAAGCTGCTAGGTTTTTCCTCAAGAACAGTCTTGCTCTTTGTCGTCTTTTTAGTATCCGCACTTTCTGTTAGatcgacttttttctttattttggcctTATCTTCTCCCACTGTcttcgatttttttccatctggTTTGGCTATCTTTTTTAACTGTATAAAACAAAGGTGGTGCGGAATTGAGTGTGCACACAGTCAGAGAGAAGATGAAACTCTTGAAAAGTAAGATATATAAAAAAGGAAGAGGCACTATAGGAATTTGCAGTTTCCCTCGCCTGAAGACATTAAAAAACATGCTGTGGTGTAAACAATATTTGcaaattaaactcagaaattgacgGATATCTCTAGGTGGAAATCGGAACATTGTTTGCCGACAGACGAGACATGAGTAAGATCGACGCAGCCAAACATTGAACGCCGGCTAATTCTGCGATTCACCAGACATTCATGTGTAGCCTTGGATTCTGTGGAAAGACTGTGCAGTACGGCAATAAAAAATTTGTCCTTTGTCTATAGCGTCCATTTAGATGAGACACAAATGCGGTTTGCGTCTCGAAACAAATAGAATTGTTCCAAGTTGGATAAAATACGAAGGGGATCTGAGTTTCGTACATATTTGGCATCAGCGGAAATTTTTGCTACTTTAGACATTTTAGCAAGAACGGGAATAATAATTGATTTCGACAAATTATTTTATAATATGGataaaaaatatagtaaaaacaaGTACATAATATCTTGATCGCGCAAAAAACTGTGCATAAGTTCAGAATTAGAAAACGTTGTATTTTGTAGTGTTATGCACGTGCGGAGAGAACAGCCGAATGATCCAGCACTTGATCTCGTTGAGCGGAGGTGGTCTGAAGTGTTTACGGCCGCAGGATTTTTTTCCGAAATAGATACTGCAGCGCAGGTTACGGACTTATATTAACATCAGCGTATGATAAGCGGTCAGGTCCTTATTTTCGAGTTTTGTTCACGTgatttttttaagtacatagaaCTAGTCAAAAGAATTCTGGGGCCTAAAAAAAAACCTTTGTAAGCGTTGAATCGTTCATTACCTTGTAGCCTATCCGGTTTTCCTCATGGTAGTATGTATTCTAGAAAATTTTTTGGAAAGTTTTCTGTACCAAGTAAAAGCAGTGACCGACTCCTTGGATTCGAGCGAGGCCTTGCGTTGAACAACACCTCGCATGTCACTCGGTACTTTAATCAGAATCGCTGTTGTTTGAGTATCTTCGATCGCCCTCCTGGCCGTACCACAATATTTGGAAAATTTTTTCGTTCTTATATAGACGATCTAGGGCCACCAAATTCGAAAAGCGGTGATGGCAAAGTCAAAAGCCGCCTTGGTTCCCTGACTAAAAACGTCCTCTCGGCCGGTGAGCCGTCTAAAAAAAAGGCACCTAAGTCTTCCAAATTGAAGAAAGCATATGGAAAGAGTTCAAAGATCGACAATTCTCTTTATAGCAATGAATTTGAAAGCATACTGTATGAAGAAGATTTACCTGAAAATTTGAAACCTCCATCGTCGTCCGCAAGCAGCAATGACGTACCCTTTACTCCTCGTCCAGTTACTAAATTTAACTATAAGACTTTTCGATACAAGGACCTTGATTTGAAGGATCCAGAAGTTGTCAATGTAACATTTCCTGCATCCACTGGGCCCCAAGTCAGCAAGTCACAGAAACATATAATACACAATAAAGGAGAGCCTGTGGAAGACTTGTCAAAGGATGACTACTTGAAGCTTGCAGGCGTGGAAATTCCATTTGGACTTGATTCTGCCCCTACATCCTATGCAGATAAGGTTCTTAAAACCATATATGATGTGATTGTTGGTGAGAAAGGCCAAGACATTGTTGCCATCAACATAGATTCCAAAACTAACTGGGTGCCGAATATGATCATTGTCACCGCATTGGCTCCTCGGCACTGTCTTACCATAGCGCAAATGATCGATATGGAGCTAAAGCGCTTGAAATTGTGTAAAACCGCTAAGATCAGCAGGAATGAAGGCGATGAATGGGTGATCGTTTCGACTCCAACCGCGATTGTGGAAATTATGACTCAAGAAACGCGAGAACATATGGACTTAGAAAGGCTATGGGTTTTGAAGAGGTCGAAACAGGAAACGTTTGAATTTGATGAAGATGAGGATTTGTTTATGTATGATGAAGAAGATGGGTTATGGGATGAAGAGTAAAAAATGACTCCTCCTCGATACTTTCTGTAAAGAGTAATAGGTTTTGTATGTTGAAGATTCCTGATGATCATCGTGGACCAGTGTGTTACGTTTCGATCAAATCACAATCCATTTTCTTTAGAAAAAAGTTCGGATACAATTTTTAGCCTGTCCGGTTTTTATCTCTGAATCCGGTATAGACAGCACGTTGTCGAGATGCAGAGTAGCTTAGAAAGCCTTGTCTGTTTTGGTAGTAGGTAATGTAAGGATTTTTTTACAAGTGTGCACGCAATGAAAGGCATTGACTTGAATCAACACATCTTGAGGTCAAAGAaagttgttttcaaattttaatttttttgcatttttgtacGGTCTCAGTAATTATCTTGCCATATTCATGTTCTGCCTCGATGAGGTATAATAAGTTATTGCATGCCTTTGCAAATGGATACCCCACATCTAGAAAATGTATATGTAACGGAAGAGGAGGTCATCAATTCTCATTCAAGGAGGTCCGGCGTCAGCTTTGCCGCTGAGAAAAGACAGCGAATATATGGTTGTGGGTTAATTCAGGAACTCGGCATATTCTTAAGACTGTAGGTTTTTCTGCTTTTAAAATATCTCTGTCATGCAGATTTTTACAAGATATATTGCATTTGATGGTAGTCCCCAAATTGCCATAGCTACGGGTCAGACGCTATTTCACCGATTTTACTTTGTCCAAAGTATTACGAATTACTGCGTTGAGGTATGCCTTTTTTCAGCTTTACGAGCGTTGATGACGTTCATCATATGTTTCTAATTGTCGCTTCTCTTGAATACGCTTTAATTAGAATATGGCCATGGTTTGTATATTTTTAGCAAGTAAGCTAGAGGAATGCGTGCGCAATCCAAGAGCCGTTATTTCTGTATTCTACACTTTGAAAAAGCGCCGAGAGATGACGAAAAAAAACCAGACAGGTGATATTCAGCCAATAGACATTGGATCGAGTTTATTTTACGAAATAAAACGAAATTTGTTGGACGGAGAAAAAACGCTACTACAAAGTCTCGGCTTCTATACCTACGTCGAACATCCGCATAAGTTCTTGATAAACTATTTTAAAATCCTTCTTTTAGAAAAGGAGTCTATGCTTGTCCAGACAGCTTGGAATTATACAAACGATAGTGCACGTACAATTGCCTGTGTGAGGTTTCGACCGGAAGCGATAGCTTCTGCATGTATTTATATGGCTGCTCGGATGCTTCAAGTACCTCTTCCAGAGGAACCCCATCCATGGTGGGCGTTGTTTGACACAACCCTTGAAGAGATGGACCAGGTTTGCCAAATGATTACGGAATTATATACGATTTCGCCTACATAAATGTAACTTTTGCACATTTTGGGTTTTCCGGCGTACAAGAAGCATGCAAGAGCTTTTTTTATGGGGTTGTCGACACAAACTCAGCAAAGTCGGCCGAAAGTACTCCTATGAATTCCTAAAATATTTCAGACCCTCTTTTTCACCTCTAAAAAAAAACTTTGCTTCTTCATACCGGCTTGCGGGGCTCAGCGAATTCTAATCGACAAGGAATGCCTCTGTTATATTTGGTAAACAGAGAATATTAGAACGACTTAATGAGAGTGTATCCATTTATGCCAGATACACTGCATCCGCAAAATTAATTTAGGCCATGTTGAGCCCAGACCAGAAGTTTTTGCACCTTCCGAGTGATTGACGCGATGCGACTCTGCGTTCGTTGCTGAACTTGAACATAATAATTGACTTTATTTTGCAGTGATATTGGTCTTCGTGTTGAAAAAGTAGAAATGTACTACTGTGAATCGATCACCGCCAAGTAAAGGGTTGTTTTACAGTCTCTATCATCTGAAGGTAGATGAAATGACAGCGGCAACGAGAATGACGGTGTGCTCACAGCTAAATTTGCTTCTTGTAGTTTATGTCCCAGTGTTCAATGCCTTTCAAGGAATTTGCACTTTTTAAGGAACTCTAACTTCAGTTAGAGTAGAGCTTCATCAGAAGAAGTTCAAAAAATATCTCAACAGC
This genomic window from Schistocerca gregaria isolate iqSchGreg1 unplaced genomic scaffold, iqSchGreg1.2 ptg000980l, whole genome shotgun sequence contains:
- the LOC126326206 gene encoding uncharacterized protein LOC126326206, encoding MNVEIFWGRTVSQDQPLTFKTDTGTLIINQAALDGPSEGITTLSVESNYFHYDGEDENEDQDSSVHCKTETLAVCHLAWGRRECTPLKLFFGPLETVVFSVKGKGVIHITGRYRNEDEDEEDLSFDEDEDEYLNMSDESDLENSTNDREVEMEDMSSDDEEEEPKKPAALPPPKKGGNANGHKKNDKMRTSNDNNQYQNTKKPKKFEQNKNQSDDQRRNDNKNKKFHGGKPNKFNKH
- the LOC126326205 gene encoding uncharacterized protein LOC126326205; the protein is MRPINVKEKHPCSSSPDLSSQEYNFCDICTRNIEHGAFGWKRHHYSDKHGWFLQNLLESWLTVLKPILSWRRPLSLEQAISDQKKAHTKIGTTREEEIYNAMSSDDKSLLQIVSGQRDHLLAQPFGCSFCKCCVDFTPFSEEASNKVCNNALTEDIHEMLLPRIWKHFSSEEHRKQVFDFWRHHRMEHHAKKNLERSSSDKPEYSRRGKKITFNPNFKLFQVESFFLTALQLQSKLEDWSYLNRLLNDQNIILTSLLEACSVKSTKAPMVDKGGYEAVSYLVADDDANYPFANSSDPSSLRPPENYGAVKLLAKPLKYGSNKKKAAPWDKGSHDKLSYACFQRLSMQTPCDADSTSRSVLPRKRTGVAWAEVVRATLKENPDWTAEISVETLKKTKFLTKKTQARKNDTSPSINKKF
- the LOC126326218 gene encoding calcium-binding protein 39-like isoform X1 gives rise to the protein MFLLFGKSSKTSKVSDMVKSVKNALSSFEKNTTSNKPSEEIAKSLVLMKNVFYGDGSTAGPNSEQITQLSNEICSNDILSGLITYMTKLDFEAKKDLATVFSVLLRRQVDSRYPTVEYLEKNTSILEMLLNGYNVPDIALNCGTMLRECIRFKILAKLLLYSENFYNIFRVLDCHNFDIASDAFATFKDLLTIHKPVVAEFLEIYYERVFEEYTNLLHCENYVTKRQSLKLLGELLLDRSNFNVMKVYISHASNLKLMMTLLRDKSKLIQFEAFHVFKIFIANPNKARPIVDILQKNKERLIGFLSKFHNDRDDRQFIEEKAYLIKQIEAM
- the LOC126326218 gene encoding calcium-binding protein 39-like isoform X2, whose translation is MRPNSEQITQLSNEICSNDILSGLITYMTKLDFEAKKDLATVFSVLLRRQVDSRYPTVEYLEKNTSILEMLLNGYNVPDIALNCGTMLRECIRFKILAKLLLYSENFYNIFRVLDCHNFDIASDAFATFKDLLTIHKPVVAEFLEIYYERVFEEYTNLLHCENYVTKRQSLKLLGELLLDRSNFNVMKVYISHASNLKLMMTLLRDKSKLIQFEAFHVFKIFIANPNKARPIVDILQKNKERLIGFLSKFHNDRDDRQFIEEKAYLIKQIEAM
- the LOC126326217 gene encoding uncharacterized protein LOC126326217, encoding MSKVAKISADAKYLKKIAKPDGKKSKTVGEDKAKIKKKVDLTESADTKKTTKSKTVLEEKPSSLSKPAEKKSKKSKLVENSPSKGVEKSSKSKKLDKTAKISKDSSQDTKKSTSKSETIPKVKPVSDESDEEKTPLSDKTPRLAKAGDTCLNSNVVSKSKTSSGDRDNVLGDDEQTKEPSSSSDDESSSSGSKRVKADSSEKKKLKSKKVDAAKESEPSDEESSLSESMSESDSSSSEESEVERSRKAKSEGKVKTPESSDDTSEEIEASKDTKSKEVESESLDSESDSSEEEIVKVKAGKKKESKKKAKPLDDDESESSEEEEAKAKADKKKELKKKAKKLLDDESASSEEEEVKAKVKAGKKKGANKKVKHKEEEESSLSDDESSSSSSGEDSSLSEDESSSSEDLPDAKLASSDESSDDDKMDVLESSSESSGDDESDDGSGKKAVVDIAESKHQDESESSSDESSSAGTSDEESDEDGIDAQASSDEDESSASDDEKSSESEDSSDSSADAASKKTKKHKADMDDENVPIAKKKKVSETQSEPGSIAVTDEVYIRNLSWDSREEDVREFFSSCGDIKDVKWNINKKTGKFTGSAIIKFSSISEAERAIQKSGCELNGRSIVVKVSTPNFNAYNNSFNKSRPFNNNNNNQSPGGNWQDKNKGNRFNRGGDNRSFGGKSNPRFNNFNNFNDKRGGNNNRFQNTKSNNACTVFVGNLNHNINDDVMSGFLRDCGAIKQIRWVSKNGEFKGCGFVEFHDPRAVENALKLDGAELMGRQIRVDYAEKRN